One genomic window of Oscillospiraceae bacterium includes the following:
- a CDS encoding amidohydrolase family protein: protein MLLIKNANIVSMKSRAIDENQSVLIEDGMIQTIGNTSSVPESDCTVIDASGLYVMPGLVNMHTHLGDNPDDLTLYLANGVTAIRNMWGQEGFKPGQYLFGTRVFHHLRLKRQIEAGSAVGPDIFTAGAILDGDPPFFPKFMNIHAVKNAGQIRKIIKTQAEKGYDFIKIYSKLSLENFDDIMRIANEYGMPVAGHAPDAVGLKHALESKMRSVEHLYGFVNPYFPEKNLSDEQIREMAELAASNHVWNCPTLVANERLANVKMQEEYEKEESLAYVSEKNKKAMRFLIIEANKVYEKAGLTDQEAYMEKLFFIIRQLKAAGAGILLGTDKSVPYVVAGFSEHREIELLSRAGLSNYEILCAATVNAANCLGKAAEFGTVEAGKRADLVLTEKNPLDDLRTLSRHRGVFKRGVFYSRETCDKMLEEIKKRAAC, encoded by the coding sequence ATGTTACTGATTAAAAATGCAAATATCGTTTCTATGAAAAGCCGGGCGATTGATGAAAATCAATCGGTACTGATTGAAGACGGCATGATTCAAACCATCGGAAATACGTCCTCCGTGCCGGAATCGGATTGTACCGTCATTGATGCGAGCGGGCTGTATGTCATGCCGGGTTTGGTCAATATGCACACCCATCTGGGCGACAACCCGGACGATCTGACGCTGTATCTCGCAAACGGCGTGACTGCCATTCGCAATATGTGGGGGCAGGAGGGCTTCAAACCCGGTCAGTATCTGTTCGGCACAAGGGTGTTTCACCATCTCAGGTTAAAAAGGCAAATCGAAGCCGGCAGCGCCGTGGGGCCGGATATCTTTACCGCAGGCGCCATACTGGACGGCGACCCGCCTTTCTTTCCGAAATTTATGAACATCCACGCGGTAAAAAACGCCGGTCAAATTCGTAAAATCATCAAAACACAGGCGGAAAAGGGATATGATTTTATCAAAATTTATTCCAAGCTGTCTCTTGAAAATTTCGATGATATTATGCGCATTGCGAACGAATACGGCATGCCCGTTGCGGGTCATGCGCCCGATGCGGTGGGATTGAAACACGCGCTGGAGTCCAAAATGCGTTCCGTCGAACATTTATACGGATTCGTCAATCCGTATTTCCCCGAAAAAAACCTGAGCGATGAGCAAATTCGGGAAATGGCGGAACTTGCGGCTTCAAATCATGTTTGGAATTGTCCGACGCTGGTCGCCAACGAGCGGTTGGCGAACGTAAAAATGCAGGAAGAATACGAAAAAGAGGAATCCCTTGCTTATGTTTCTGAAAAGAACAAAAAAGCGATGCGATTCCTGATCATTGAGGCAAACAAAGTGTATGAAAAAGCCGGACTGACCGACCAGGAAGCGTATATGGAAAAGCTGTTTTTCATCATCCGACAATTAAAAGCAGCAGGCGCTGGAATTTTGCTCGGTACCGACAAATCGGTGCCCTATGTGGTCGCGGGTTTTTCCGAGCATCGGGAAATTGAACTGCTGTCAAGGGCGGGACTTTCGAATTACGAAATCCTCTGTGCAGCGACGGTCAATGCGGCGAATTGCTTGGGAAAAGCGGCGGAGTTCGGAACGGTTGAAGCCGGCAAACGGGCGGATCTGGTGCTGACGGAGAAAAATCCGTTGGATGATCTGCGGACTTTATCCCGCCATCGCGGCGTTTTTAAGCGCGGCGTCTTTTATTCCCGGGAGACATGTGATAAAATGCTTGAGGAGATCAAAAAGCGCGCGGCGTGCTGA
- a CDS encoding GLUG motif-containing protein, translated as MKRFRSVLIATILVFLMLPISAITISAEENTVWDGSIAKAFAGGSGTAEDPYLIQTASQFAFFSKSITLGISTYEGEYVKLENDIVLNDTSNWENWNKTAPANKWTPIGNGMFTFSGSFDGGGYTVSGVYINSSGDCLGLFGYLNDTATVANVGVVSSYIKGGSSIGGVVGYAFFCTVSNCYYTGIIKGNRAVGGVVGYLNGGSVKDCYNTSPVSGIADEENKDGIGGVIGYAISSSSESTVIDNCYNTGTVTGTGSQNGGIAGTAICYAISNCCNTGMVSGSRIIGGITGYANTCTINNCCNINNVSGTGKYVGGIAGWAISCSIDNCYNTGIINGDEKVGGVAGDISSYGSISGAIHNCYSIGMIGGNKKVGGITGWNLGVMGWFTSGAISNCYYLKETASGGIDSADFSDQAVGLTDTQLKQQNEYSGWDLTNVWTFGGNDSSYDYPTLIGVEQREINDTVTVMESNVDETTSSGGNYLVFIIIGCLVLAAGSLAVIVITSKKRQSE; from the coding sequence ATGAAACGCTTTCGGTCTGTTTTGATCGCAACTATTTTGGTTTTTTTGATGTTACCGATCTCAGCAATAACAATTTCCGCTGAAGAAAACACCGTTTGGGATGGGAGCATCGCTAAGGCGTTTGCAGGAGGATCAGGGACGGCAGAGGACCCTTACCTCATCCAAACGGCATCGCAGTTTGCGTTTTTTTCAAAAAGCATCACCCTTGGAATATCTACGTATGAGGGCGAGTACGTCAAACTTGAAAACGACATCGTTTTAAACGATACTTCGAATTGGGAGAACTGGAACAAAACCGCACCGGCAAATAAATGGACACCGATCGGAAACGGCATGTTTACTTTCAGCGGTTCTTTCGACGGCGGCGGGTATACGGTCAGCGGTGTCTATATCAATTCGTCAGGTGATTGCTTGGGTTTATTCGGATATTTAAATGATACTGCAACCGTAGCAAATGTCGGTGTTGTCAGCAGTTATATCAAAGGAGGCTCCAGTATCGGCGGTGTGGTCGGATATGCTTTTTTCTGCACTGTAAGCAACTGTTATTACACGGGCATTATCAAAGGGAATCGTGCCGTCGGCGGCGTGGTGGGATATCTCAACGGCGGGTCTGTCAAGGACTGTTATAACACGAGCCCTGTCAGCGGAATTGCAGATGAAGAAAATAAAGACGGTATCGGCGGCGTAATCGGCTACGCTATTTCCTCCTCCTCTGAATCCACGGTCATCGACAACTGCTATAACACCGGAACAGTTACGGGAACAGGCAGTCAAAACGGCGGTATCGCCGGGACGGCAATTTGTTACGCCATCAGTAATTGCTGTAACACGGGAATGGTCAGCGGCAGCAGAATCATCGGCGGTATCACCGGATATGCCAATACCTGCACAATCAATAACTGCTGTAATATTAATAACGTCAGCGGAACGGGCAAATATGTCGGCGGTATCGCGGGATGGGCCATTTCCTGTTCCATCGATAATTGTTACAATACCGGAATAATCAACGGAGATGAAAAAGTAGGCGGCGTGGCGGGAGATATTTCAAGTTACGGCAGTATCTCAGGCGCTATCCATAACTGTTACAGTATCGGAATGATCGGCGGAAATAAAAAAGTCGGCGGCATAACAGGCTGGAATCTCGGCGTTATGGGGTGGTTTACTTCGGGAGCGATCAGCAACTGTTATTATCTCAAAGAGACCGCTTCCGGCGGAATCGACAGTGCGGATTTCTCTGATCAAGCGGTCGGGTTAACGGATACACAGCTAAAACAACAAAATGAATATTCCGGTTGGGATTTGACCAACGTCTGGACGTTTGGCGGAAACGATTCAAGTTATGATTATCCGACACTCATCGGTGTTGAACAACGCGAAATCAACGACACCGTCACCGTGATGGAAAGCAATGTTGACGAAACGACTTCATCCGGCGGGAATTATCTTGTATTTATCATCATCGGCTGCTTGGTGCTTGCTGCAGGTTCTCTCGCCGTAATTGTTATCACTTCGAAAAAAAGACAATCTGAATAA
- a CDS encoding M23 family metallopeptidase gives MEKDDQNNKKESKFIAYITGKGFYKIIGLCIALVVLAAWFITSVYKNRIGGELTDTSSSASSQETSQNGGVAFESGLSSELFEPSQPTVTENSEPETPTNTQSSDEATAANASAESVETTIETEDMLFIMPVSGEIIRDYSASLPVYSPTFQDWRVHNAVDIAGEVGTPVRAMASGTVTSITSDVLWGTTIVITHDNGYVSKYCNLGTKPTVKADSVVEVGQVIGSIGTTAQAETADESHLHFSLTKDGVSVNPIDVIAGVN, from the coding sequence ATGGAAAAGGACGATCAAAATAACAAGAAGGAGAGCAAATTCATCGCCTACATCACGGGCAAGGGCTTTTACAAGATCATAGGGCTTTGTATTGCGTTGGTTGTGCTGGCGGCCTGGTTTATCACCTCGGTTTATAAAAACCGGATCGGAGGTGAGCTCACGGACACTTCCTCTTCGGCTTCGAGCCAAGAGACATCACAGAACGGCGGCGTCGCCTTTGAGAGCGGTCTGTCCAGCGAACTGTTCGAGCCTTCGCAGCCAACCGTGACTGAGAACAGTGAACCCGAGACGCCGACAAACACCCAGTCCTCCGATGAAGCGACAGCAGCCAATGCGTCTGCCGAATCGGTTGAGACAACAATTGAAACCGAGGACATGCTGTTTATCATGCCGGTGAGCGGCGAGATCATCCGGGACTATTCCGCAAGCCTCCCGGTGTATTCGCCCACATTTCAGGACTGGCGGGTGCACAACGCCGTGGATATTGCCGGCGAGGTCGGTACACCGGTTCGTGCAATGGCTTCGGGCACGGTGACCTCAATCACCTCGGACGTACTCTGGGGCACAACGATTGTCATCACCCATGACAACGGCTATGTAAGCAAGTACTGCAATCTCGGCACCAAACCGACCGTGAAGGCAGACAGTGTTGTCGAAGTGGGGCAGGTCATCGGTTCCATCGGCACCACCGCACAGGCCGAGACCGCCGACGAATCCCATCTCCATTTCAGTTTAACAAAAGACGGCGTTTCCGTCAATCCGATCGACGTGATTGCGGGTGTAAATTAA
- a CDS encoding sigma-70 family RNA polymerase sigma factor, which produces MADDPNTHKQALFTQYYARYYSEFYRYAFYFMGNADDAEDAVSDAITLAYAKFESLREREKFKFWFLKILQNACKSRLRERSAAVMPLYNADDEPIDIQDKNAVDTETRTALNQMLDRLKPDDKNIVLLSVQGGYSSDEIASMLGMTAGNVRVRLHRALGALRNGLAAI; this is translated from the coding sequence ATGGCCGATGACCCCAACACACACAAACAGGCGCTTTTCACACAGTATTATGCCCGGTATTATTCCGAATTTTACCGCTATGCCTTCTATTTTATGGGCAATGCCGACGACGCCGAAGATGCTGTGTCCGATGCCATCACCTTGGCATATGCGAAATTCGAAAGTTTGCGTGAGCGTGAAAAGTTTAAATTTTGGTTCCTGAAGATCTTACAAAACGCCTGCAAAAGCCGTCTGAGAGAACGCTCTGCCGCCGTTATGCCGTTGTATAACGCAGACGACGAGCCGATCGACATTCAGGACAAAAACGCGGTGGATACCGAGACCCGTACCGCGCTTAACCAGATGCTCGACCGCCTGAAGCCCGACGACAAGAACATCGTCCTGCTGTCGGTTCAGGGCGGATACTCATCCGACGAGATCGCTTCGATGCTCGGCATGACCGCCGGAAACGTGCGCGTGAGGCTCCATAGGGCCCTCGGCGCGCTTCGAAACGGCTTGGCCGCAATTTAA
- a CDS encoding DUF6530 family protein, with protein sequence MKIPTTLKHKPVVVCENYEAVDGRDQYDSCAKGLSLGLAQWNDRGKVDISAKVWRYTGDKWSRQSEELPMHRVLDLALLICRAKQYFMDAYRYPKLYDENNPRIDRIGLQGDAMTVEICKDNPMLDTDIKLFADALSRDDEMIAERLHTLANLLNEMGYGRGKK encoded by the coding sequence ATGAAAATCCCCACGACGCTCAAACACAAACCGGTCGTGGTCTGTGAAAATTACGAGGCCGTCGACGGCAGGGACCAATACGATTCCTGCGCCAAAGGGCTTTCACTGGGACTGGCGCAGTGGAACGACCGGGGTAAGGTCGACATCTCGGCCAAGGTCTGGCGTTATACCGGCGATAAATGGTCGCGTCAATCCGAAGAACTGCCGATGCACCGTGTACTGGATTTGGCGTTATTGATCTGCCGCGCCAAGCAGTATTTCATGGACGCTTACCGCTATCCGAAACTGTACGACGAAAACAACCCGCGTATTGACCGGATCGGATTGCAGGGCGATGCGATGACCGTGGAAATCTGCAAGGATAACCCCATGCTCGACACCGATATCAAACTGTTTGCCGACGCGCTTTCCCGCGACGACGAGATGATCGCCGAACGCCTGCACACACTGGCTAATCTGCTGAACGAAATGGGTTACGGACGCGGGAAAAAGTAA
- a CDS encoding zinc ribbon domain-containing protein, with protein sequence MFCNNCGQQIPDNAAFCPKCGHSISPSPAKTAPTPDPAPAPVYQQPAPTYQPQPAPVYQQPVYQAQPAAAVAVKPKKHKGLITLLVIIIVLLAGFIAVTFLVPGLVMPVNLGVKSSYEAYLSAMDKVGLSRDDTPESGAIEDYQVVYSGSHTVDETLTSEELTSYVNENRPPYFAVKNVQIRINDDGTVEASGTLNTAYVFDHVLGGEYSMEDAQRALPMLGLIPDNVNLYVKLSGSVVDNSVEDLDIESVSVMGITIPNDLIDSNEDFIVDTVDGLIARMNAKSGSNIEQLDFDNGKLNVKGTLPSYTERISVQ encoded by the coding sequence ATGTTTTGTAATAACTGCGGACAACAGATTCCGGATAATGCCGCTTTCTGCCCGAAATGCGGCCACAGCATCAGCCCGTCTCCCGCCAAGACCGCGCCCACCCCTGACCCTGCACCGGCGCCGGTCTATCAACAACCTGCACCGACATATCAACCCCAACCCGCACCGGTTTATCAACAGCCCGTCTATCAGGCGCAGCCGGCAGCCGCAGTTGCGGTGAAGCCCAAAAAACATAAAGGGCTGATTACTTTACTGGTCATTATCATTGTGCTTTTGGCCGGTTTTATCGCCGTCACATTCCTTGTTCCGGGACTGGTTATGCCCGTCAACCTCGGGGTCAAATCTTCTTACGAGGCCTATCTGTCCGCCATGGACAAAGTCGGACTCAGCAGAGACGACACGCCCGAATCCGGCGCCATAGAAGATTATCAGGTGGTATATTCCGGCTCACATACGGTGGATGAGACCCTGACCAGCGAGGAACTGACCTCCTATGTCAACGAGAACCGCCCGCCTTATTTCGCGGTGAAAAACGTTCAGATCCGCATCAACGACGACGGGACCGTCGAGGCTTCCGGAACCCTGAACACCGCTTATGTGTTTGACCATGTTCTCGGCGGGGAGTATTCGATGGAGGATGCACAGCGCGCGCTTCCGATGCTCGGTTTGATTCCCGACAACGTCAACCTCTATGTCAAGCTGTCCGGTTCCGTGGTCGACAACAGCGTGGAAGACCTCGACATCGAATCGGTCAGCGTGATGGGTATCACGATTCCGAATGATTTGATTGACTCTAATGAGGATTTTATCGTCGATACGGTGGACGGGTTAATCGCCCGGATGAACGCAAAATCCGGCAGCAACATCGAACAGCTGGATTTTGACAACGGAAAACTTAACGTCAAAGGTACGCTGCCCTCATACACCGAGCGAATTTCGGTGCAATAG
- a CDS encoding alpha-L-fucosidase, translating into MYNSERTKWFRESGYGLFFHFLPGTKEDLIARTEGFDIEGFAGDCAAAGAGHVFVTTGQNSGFLNAPNAAYEAVIGPGYCAKRDIFAELIKAFEPYHIKLMLYHPASAPKREERLGRALGCDKMSSAETTDYILTERFIQNWCAVMSDFSKRYGKDVHGWWIDGCYDWIGFDFEISKRYAAALKSGNPNSIVAFNPGEQRMYANGAGDYCAGEYKNIYDPICTWPTADHIQWHELTFIGTRWSGGDIRCKEAELAAHINNTRAHGGVFTLDVPFEPGTANRMRPDVREFLVRVRKMLK; encoded by the coding sequence ATGTATAACAGCGAACGGACGAAATGGTTTCGGGAATCCGGTTACGGCTTGTTTTTTCACTTTTTGCCGGGTACCAAAGAGGATTTGATTGCACGCACCGAGGGTTTTGATATCGAGGGCTTTGCCGGCGACTGCGCGGCGGCGGGTGCGGGTCACGTCTTTGTGACGACCGGGCAGAATTCGGGCTTTCTGAACGCACCGAACGCGGCCTATGAAGCCGTTATCGGCCCCGGGTATTGTGCAAAGCGTGACATTTTCGCGGAACTGATCAAGGCGTTTGAACCGTATCATATCAAATTGATGCTGTATCACCCCGCATCCGCTCCAAAGAGAGAAGAGCGGCTCGGCAGGGCTTTGGGATGCGACAAAATGAGCAGCGCCGAGACCACCGATTACATTTTGACCGAACGGTTTATCCAAAACTGGTGCGCGGTGATGTCGGATTTTTCTAAGCGGTACGGGAAAGATGTACACGGCTGGTGGATAGACGGCTGCTATGACTGGATCGGATTCGATTTTGAGATTTCGAAGCGGTACGCGGCGGCGCTTAAGAGCGGCAATCCGAACTCCATCGTCGCATTTAACCCCGGCGAGCAGCGGATGTACGCCAACGGCGCCGGCGACTACTGCGCCGGAGAATATAAAAATATCTACGACCCGATTTGCACTTGGCCGACCGCCGATCATATCCAGTGGCACGAGCTCACATTTATCGGCACACGTTGGAGCGGCGGCGACATCCGCTGCAAAGAGGCAGAACTCGCCGCGCACATCAATAACACCCGCGCACACGGCGGGGTTTTCACGCTTGATGTTCCGTTTGAACCGGGTACGGCGAACCGCATGCGCCCGGACGTGCGGGAATTCCTCGTCCGCGTGCGCAAGATGTTGAAATAA
- a CDS encoding TIGR02206 family membrane protein, producing MITDFKGFGPVHLLTLLASVIIGVVFILLGKHAKTERQRRTLGLLFAITIIVCRGARYVMDAYFGVFEWYDLFSLHICHIDLILLSVCLIKPFKPLFNFCFLIGIPAALSVALFPGSNHPAPGEPRAILFIMSHALLIMGALYLLIVDKMKPTFKAYLWIAGLGNVALAAVYFVNRALDTNFLYIMEAPSGTVIATLDGMFGWPGYVFVIDALALIMMFVMYIIGRLLHKALIRKDKAFENRA from the coding sequence ATGATTACGGATTTCAAGGGCTTCGGGCCCGTGCATCTGCTGACGCTGCTGGCGTCGGTCATTATCGGCGTTGTTTTCATTTTGCTCGGAAAACACGCCAAAACCGAACGGCAGCGCAGAACGCTGGGGCTTCTCTTTGCAATCACCATTATCGTATGCAGAGGCGCCCGTTATGTCATGGACGCCTATTTCGGCGTGTTCGAGTGGTATGACCTGTTCTCACTGCACATTTGCCACATCGATTTGATTTTATTGTCCGTCTGCCTGATCAAACCGTTCAAGCCGCTGTTCAATTTTTGCTTTCTGATCGGAATTCCGGCGGCGCTTTCGGTCGCGCTGTTCCCCGGCAGCAACCATCCCGCACCGGGCGAACCCCGGGCGATTCTGTTTATCATGAGCCACGCGCTGCTCATCATGGGCGCGCTGTATCTGTTGATCGTCGACAAGATGAAACCGACTTTTAAGGCCTATCTCTGGATCGCCGGGCTGGGCAATGTCGCGCTGGCCGCCGTCTATTTCGTCAACCGGGCGCTGGACACAAACTTTTTATACATCATGGAAGCACCGTCCGGCACCGTTATCGCAACACTCGACGGCATGTTCGGGTGGCCGGGTTATGTCTTTGTCATCGATGCGCTGGCGCTAATCATGATGTTTGTCATGTATATTATCGGGCGGCTGCTCCATAAGGCGCTCATCCGAAAAGACAAGGCGTTCGAGAACCGCGCATAA
- a CDS encoding class I SAM-dependent methyltransferase — translation MDNDNFNELKTYLKKPELYEKTPEKFWDDEHISKGMLEAHLNPNTDAASRKPEFIGRAVKWISSLLPAGANLLDIGCGPGLYTKRFSERGLNVTGLDFSERSIHYAKANDSKTEYVLQNYLEMDFENKFDMITLIWCDYGALVPKDRRKLLERVHRALKPGGLFLFDVFTPEQYAEQSEKTSWEVCENGGFWSPNPHVCLDAEYRYGEYVDMHRYVIIEGEKIRCFNIWNTCFTKETLAKEMTPFGFSAAAFFSDLTGVPYIGGSKILCAVMRKGG, via the coding sequence ATGGATAACGATAACTTTAACGAATTGAAAACCTATCTGAAAAAGCCGGAACTCTATGAAAAGACCCCGGAAAAATTCTGGGACGACGAACATATTTCGAAAGGGATGCTCGAGGCGCATCTGAACCCGAATACCGATGCTGCGAGCCGAAAGCCGGAATTTATCGGCCGCGCGGTCAAATGGATTTCGTCGCTGCTGCCCGCAGGCGCGAACCTACTCGACATCGGCTGCGGCCCGGGCCTTTACACCAAACGCTTTTCCGAGCGCGGGCTGAATGTGACGGGGCTGGATTTTTCCGAACGCTCGATTCATTACGCGAAAGCGAACGATTCAAAAACCGAATATGTGCTGCAAAACTATCTTGAGATGGATTTTGAAAACAAATTCGATATGATTACGCTGATCTGGTGCGACTACGGCGCTTTGGTTCCGAAAGATCGGAGGAAATTGCTTGAGCGTGTACACAGAGCGCTTAAACCGGGCGGTTTGTTCCTGTTCGATGTTTTTACGCCCGAACAGTATGCTGAACAAAGCGAGAAAACCTCATGGGAGGTCTGCGAAAACGGCGGTTTTTGGAGTCCGAACCCGCATGTTTGCCTGGACGCGGAATATCGTTACGGCGAGTATGTCGACATGCACCGGTATGTGATCATCGAAGGTGAAAAAATCCGTTGTTTCAATATCTGGAACACATGTTTCACTAAAGAAACTCTGGCAAAAGAAATGACTCCGTTTGGCTTCAGCGCGGCAGCGTTCTTTTCCGATTTGACCGGAGTGCCTTATATTGGCGGTTCAAAGATTCTGTGCGCCGTCATGCGAAAAGGGGGATAA
- a CDS encoding beta-propeller domain-containing protein produces the protein MKKEFPSENEINRLKAQFDGKFNDPAADKVPDSLLPQNIGKLLEQSEQTKNQKKVVKFPVWRYGAIAAAFLLIVAAFAVLPNLPLAENMTTQPDTAGINMAQDNSSEQTMSITGVSAESVFVATENTAGENYNAVKTVFDAYVENQNNNRYGYFDTETKTTTENAAEEEVITSSAAMLSNSSATLAPQAPAAGSDGSQSDDNDYSTTNVQVKGVDEADIIKTDGEYIYFVVNRYYDNSTVAIVKANSGDMSKVWEYNSEDHTISEIFLSDNKLVLLMQPNSFYYRTFATDFAPVNSATRVEIYDLTDKANPTLVRSFEQEGSYNDARISNGKLLLVTCKYAYNYIYGITEFDAEAVIPRTMDSVVSEEMAILPPDACYIVPNTESLSFGTISTIDLTSDTPAQSVTIMGDINTIYANTENVYVTANRYEYAEKSESTSYGDYTYYTTLGSYTDITKIAYSGTLQVIATGTVSGNLCSQFAMDEYEGNLRVATNSWDYQKDNKQYNNFYVLNGQMLTIGTLEGLAEGENMYAVRFEGKKAYAVTYRQTDPFFVINLDDPTQPYVQGELKIPGFSQYLQPYAENLVIGFGMDAIEDVTGTNGLTMGFKVAMFDVSDPSNPKELTTFYIGDRGTYSDLSYDHKALLFDKEKNIIAFPISISKLRDGAEIYEYGTTVFTGYIVLGYDAQTGFYEKGRITHAASTDEISYRYDSNIVRGLYIDDVIYTLSNNILAANRLSDFTQISRIEFEIPQDNIIEPTEPSMPDYVSSTVSKVY, from the coding sequence ATGAAAAAAGAGTTTCCAAGTGAAAATGAAATCAATCGGCTCAAAGCACAATTCGATGGGAAATTCAACGATCCGGCAGCCGACAAGGTGCCTGACTCGCTGTTGCCCCAAAATATCGGCAAGCTGCTTGAGCAGAGCGAACAAACGAAAAATCAAAAAAAAGTGGTCAAATTCCCCGTCTGGCGTTACGGAGCGATTGCAGCAGCGTTTTTGTTGATCGTGGCGGCTTTTGCCGTGCTACCTAATCTGCCCCTCGCAGAGAATATGACAACCCAGCCCGATACGGCCGGAATCAATATGGCGCAGGACAACAGTTCCGAACAGACCATGAGTATAACCGGCGTCAGCGCTGAGAGTGTCTTTGTTGCAACCGAAAACACGGCCGGAGAAAACTATAATGCCGTAAAGACGGTGTTTGACGCATATGTCGAAAATCAAAACAACAATCGTTATGGTTATTTTGATACAGAGACAAAAACCACCACCGAAAACGCGGCAGAAGAAGAGGTTATTACAAGCTCAGCTGCGATGTTGTCCAATTCATCCGCAACGCTGGCTCCCCAAGCACCGGCAGCAGGTTCGGATGGCAGCCAATCCGACGACAATGATTATTCTACGACCAACGTACAGGTCAAGGGCGTCGACGAGGCCGACATCATCAAGACCGACGGCGAATACATCTACTTCGTCGTCAACCGCTACTATGACAACAGTACCGTCGCTATCGTCAAAGCCAACAGCGGCGATATGAGTAAGGTCTGGGAATACAACAGTGAAGACCACACCATTTCCGAGATCTTTTTGTCCGACAACAAACTGGTTTTGCTGATGCAGCCCAACTCTTTTTACTACAGGACCTTTGCGACGGACTTCGCCCCAGTCAACAGCGCCACACGCGTTGAGATTTACGACCTGACCGACAAAGCCAACCCCACACTTGTGCGCTCCTTTGAACAGGAAGGCAGCTACAACGACGCTCGTATCAGCAACGGCAAGCTGCTGCTCGTCACCTGTAAATACGCCTACAACTATATCTACGGCATCACAGAATTCGATGCCGAAGCCGTCATCCCGCGCACAATGGATTCGGTCGTTTCCGAAGAGATGGCCATCCTGCCGCCCGATGCATGCTATATTGTCCCCAACACCGAAAGTTTGTCCTTCGGCACAATCAGCACCATCGACCTCACAAGCGATACCCCCGCTCAGTCGGTTACGATCATGGGCGACATCAATACGATCTACGCCAATACCGAAAACGTATATGTCACCGCCAACCGGTATGAATACGCGGAGAAAAGCGAATCCACTTCCTACGGCGATTACACCTACTATACCACGCTGGGCAGTTATACCGACATCACCAAGATCGCTTATTCCGGTACCCTGCAGGTCATTGCAACCGGCACCGTCAGCGGCAATCTGTGCAGCCAATTCGCAATGGACGAATACGAGGGCAACCTGCGTGTCGCCACCAACAGCTGGGATTATCAAAAAGACAACAAGCAATACAACAACTTCTATGTGCTCAACGGACAAATGCTGACCATCGGCACGCTCGAAGGACTGGCCGAAGGTGAAAACATGTACGCGGTGCGTTTCGAGGGCAAAAAGGCCTATGCGGTCACCTACCGCCAGACCGACCCGTTCTTCGTCATCAACCTCGACGACCCGACCCAGCCCTATGTACAGGGCGAACTGAAAATCCCTGGCTTCTCACAGTATCTGCAGCCCTATGCCGAAAACCTCGTGATCGGCTTCGGCATGGATGCGATTGAGGATGTCACCGGTACCAACGGCCTGACCATGGGTTTCAAAGTCGCGATGTTTGATGTCTCCGACCCGAGCAATCCCAAAGAGCTGACCACCTTCTATATCGGCGACCGGGGCACCTACTCCGATCTGTCCTATGACCATAAGGCATTGCTGTTCGACAAGGAGAAGAATATCATCGCGTTCCCCATCTCGATTTCAAAGCTCAGGGACGGCGCCGAGATATACGAATACGGCACGACCGTGTTTACCGGCTATATCGTATTGGGTTATGACGCACAGACCGGTTTCTATGAAAAAGGACGCATCACCCACGCGGCAAGCACCGATGAAATCAGCTACCGCTATGACAGCAACATTGTGCGCGGCCTGTATATCGACGATGTGATCTATACATTGTCAAACAACATCCTCGCAGCCAACCGTCTCAGCGACTTCACACAGATTTCACGTATCGAATTCGAAATCCCACAAGACAACATTATCGAACCCACAGAGCCCTCTATGCCGGATTATGTCTCCTCCACGGTCTCTAAAGTTTATTAA